A single region of the Candidatus Woesearchaeota archaeon genome encodes:
- a CDS encoding tRNA uridine(34) 5-carboxymethylaminomethyl modification radical SAM/GNAT enzyme Elp3, whose protein sequence is MALTDAYIESFFNQLGEDASLDKKGIAQLKLALCKTHKIREVPTDIEMLIRAPKHLAKSFRKRLQTKPNRSLSGVAPVAIMTSPAPCPHGKCTTCPGGIASPWGDIPQSYTGVEPATMRAIRANYDAYLQVFNRLEQYLVTGHVADKVDLIVMGGTFPAREESYQDEFIMYAFKAMNDFSNQFFTSDGVFNLDYFKEFFELPGPVGDEDRTKRIQERILKLKTTSELFLEQEKNETAVIRCIGLTIETRPDFALEPHAKKMLAQGCTRVELGVQSTYDDALAKINRGHTVADNKKAARVLKDFGFKLNFHMMLGLPSVTKEQDIVALKTLFTDSDYQPDMLKLYPCMVLAGTQLEKDFKAGLFTPLATDEAAIIIAESIPFVPKFCRIMRVQRDIPTYRTMGGVARTNLRQYVDIVMKARGIVSKDIRAREAGRKKPTKSADIQTTIMQYSASGGEEFFIAIDDVANDILYGFCRLRFPGAQLSEQFTSKTAIIRELHVYGAAVGIGESVLDATQHKGYGKQLVATAERIAKEHGYNKMLVISGVGVRMYYQKLGYNKELPYMAKLL, encoded by the coding sequence ATGGCTCTTACTGATGCATATATTGAATCATTTTTTAACCAATTAGGGGAGGATGCTTCGCTTGATAAAAAAGGTATTGCGCAACTTAAACTCGCTTTATGTAAAACGCACAAGATTCGCGAAGTGCCAACTGATATCGAAATGCTTATTCGAGCGCCTAAGCATCTTGCCAAATCCTTTCGAAAGCGCTTGCAAACTAAGCCTAATCGTTCTCTTTCTGGTGTTGCGCCTGTTGCTATTATGACTAGTCCTGCTCCTTGTCCTCATGGGAAATGTACAACGTGTCCTGGCGGCATTGCTAGTCCGTGGGGTGATATTCCGCAAAGTTACACTGGTGTTGAGCCTGCAACGATGCGCGCTATACGTGCAAATTATGATGCATATCTGCAAGTGTTTAATCGTCTTGAACAGTATCTTGTGACTGGCCACGTAGCTGATAAGGTTGATTTAATCGTTATGGGTGGTACGTTTCCAGCGCGAGAAGAATCGTATCAAGATGAGTTTATTATGTATGCCTTTAAGGCTATGAATGATTTTTCAAACCAATTCTTTACTAGTGATGGTGTGTTTAATCTTGATTATTTTAAAGAATTCTTTGAACTTCCCGGGCCTGTGGGTGATGAAGATAGAACTAAACGTATTCAAGAGCGCATTCTTAAACTTAAAACAACATCTGAACTCTTTTTAGAGCAAGAAAAAAATGAAACAGCGGTTATTCGCTGTATAGGACTTACTATTGAGACTCGTCCCGATTTCGCTCTAGAACCTCACGCTAAAAAAATGCTTGCTCAAGGTTGTACTCGCGTCGAACTTGGCGTGCAAAGTACGTATGATGATGCTCTTGCAAAAATTAATCGCGGTCACACGGTTGCTGATAACAAAAAAGCAGCGCGTGTACTCAAAGATTTTGGTTTCAAATTGAATTTTCATATGATGCTTGGTCTTCCCAGCGTTACTAAAGAACAAGACATTGTAGCGTTAAAAACGCTCTTCACTGACAGTGATTATCAGCCTGATATGCTTAAGCTCTATCCTTGTATGGTGCTTGCAGGAACACAGCTTGAGAAAGATTTCAAAGCAGGACTATTTACGCCTTTAGCAACTGATGAAGCAGCAATTATTATTGCAGAAAGCATTCCTTTTGTTCCTAAATTTTGCCGTATCATGCGTGTGCAAAGAGACATTCCGACTTATCGAACGATGGGTGGTGTTGCAAGGACTAATCTTCGCCAATATGTTGATATTGTTATGAAAGCTCGTGGAATAGTAAGTAAAGATATTCGCGCGCGTGAAGCGGGAAGAAAAAAACCAACTAAATCTGCTGACATCCAGACAACAATTATGCAGTATTCTGCATCTGGTGGTGAAGAGTTTTTTATTGCAATAGATGATGTTGCTAATGATATATTGTATGGTTTTTGTCGCCTTCGTTTTCCAGGAGCGCAACTCAGTGAGCAATTCACGTCTAAGACGGCAATTATTCGCGAGCTTCATGTATATGGTGCAGCCGTTGGTATTGGCGAATCAGTTCTAGATGCAACGCAGCATAAAGGCTATGGTAAGCAGCTTGTTGCAACGGCAGAACGTATTGCAAAAGAACATGGTTATAACAAAATGCTTGTCATTAGTGGCGTTGGTGTTCGTATGTATTACCAGAAACTTGGTTATAATAAAGAATTACCTTATATGGCGAAATTGCTTTGA
- a CDS encoding site-2 protease family protein, whose amino-acid sequence MSFSQYVADHLSNILTIGFYVLVILLLVIYRKKFDFQGKIIAMRRTKFGVKFIDKYAAKHKETIKILGYVGIGVGFIGMVYIFIYILGAVVKLFTHPAGPAALSPVLPGVNIPGSPLFIPLWVLIPLFIVIVLHELGHGLVAKAHGLKIKSTGFVFFGPLAGAFVEPDEKKLQKANDVVQYSVFAAGPFANALTGAVVLAILALVLNPLTGLMVNQDGFSVSEVTPDFPAAIAGLEPSVTYDMVNGLPVETHEALIEALAVLEPGDAITIGNNTSSYVITTTTHPEDESKAYIGVMGIQTEFVTKENVPQWSFKIMMFLRQFFFWMFVLSLGLGAFNLLPLGPVDGGRMIQLVLLRTVGEKKGHKIWVKLALMLVVIILFLLFVPIIRAVIGA is encoded by the coding sequence ATGAGTTTTAGCCAATACGTAGCAGATCATCTTTCTAATATCCTGACCATCGGATTTTATGTCTTAGTCATTCTTCTCCTTGTTATTTATCGTAAGAAATTTGATTTTCAAGGAAAAATAATTGCGATGCGTAGAACAAAATTTGGTGTGAAGTTTATCGATAAATATGCAGCAAAACATAAAGAAACGATTAAGATTTTAGGTTATGTTGGTATTGGTGTTGGTTTTATTGGTATGGTATACATTTTTATTTACATTCTTGGAGCAGTTGTGAAATTATTTACTCATCCTGCTGGTCCTGCAGCTTTATCTCCCGTGCTTCCCGGTGTAAATATTCCTGGTAGTCCCTTGTTTATTCCATTATGGGTATTAATTCCTTTATTTATTGTTATTGTCTTACACGAATTAGGTCACGGTCTTGTTGCAAAGGCTCATGGATTAAAAATTAAAAGTACTGGTTTTGTTTTTTTTGGTCCCCTTGCGGGCGCATTTGTCGAGCCTGATGAGAAAAAATTACAAAAAGCAAATGATGTGGTGCAATATTCGGTGTTTGCTGCAGGTCCATTTGCTAATGCACTTACTGGAGCCGTGGTTCTTGCAATTTTAGCATTGGTGCTGAATCCTTTAACTGGCCTAATGGTAAATCAAGATGGTTTTTCTGTATCTGAAGTAACACCTGATTTTCCTGCAGCAATTGCAGGTCTTGAGCCTAGCGTGACGTATGATATGGTGAATGGTTTACCTGTTGAAACACATGAAGCATTAATTGAAGCATTAGCTGTTTTAGAACCTGGTGACGCGATTACTATTGGTAATAATACTAGTTCTTATGTGATTACAACAACTACGCATCCCGAAGATGAATCAAAAGCGTATATTGGTGTGATGGGTATTCAGACTGAATTTGTAACAAAAGAAAATGTTCCTCAATGGTCATTTAAAATAATGATGTTTCTTCGACAATTCTTTTTTTGGATGTTTGTCTTAAGTCTTGGTTTAGGAGCGTTTAACTTACTACCTCTTGGTCCTGTTGATGGTGGTCGAATGATTCAACTTGTTCTTCTAAGAACTGTTGGTGAGAAGAAAGGTCATAAAATTTGGGTAAAACTTGCACTCATGCTTGTTGTGATAATTCTTTTTTTACTTTTTGTTCCTATTATTCGCGCCGTTATTGGTGCTTAA
- the prf1 gene encoding peptide chain release factor aRF-1 has translation MQRISAKEKYHLKHFVKEVEAVRGRHTELITVYIPAGYDINQKIQQLQQEQGTATNIKSKSTRDNVIASLEKMVQHLKTFKNTPPHGLIAFSGNAAEQEGRQDYRVWSVEPPIPLKQNLYRCDKEFVVEPLKEMIDDKIIFGLVAMDKREGTIALLKGKTIIPLKNLNSAVPGKHKTGGQSAQRFERLREGAAIEFYKRIAQHMLEEFLENQTAIQGIIVGGPGHTKHDFVEGGYITDQLKRKIIGIKDLSYTGEFGLQELLEKSEDILADEEVMQEKIIMRTFFEKLATQTDKVAYGFDDVLRLTNMGAVETIVVSEALDEKNIDEIEEAAELVGTTVEVISTETREGVQLKDMGKVGAILRYAAE, from the coding sequence TTGCAGCGTATCAGCGCAAAAGAAAAATACCACCTCAAACATTTTGTTAAAGAGGTTGAAGCAGTTAGGGGACGACACACCGAACTTATTACTGTTTATATTCCAGCAGGCTATGATATCAATCAAAAAATTCAGCAACTCCAACAAGAACAAGGAACAGCAACCAATATTAAAAGCAAAAGCACTCGAGACAATGTAATTGCAAGCCTTGAAAAAATGGTGCAACATCTCAAAACGTTTAAAAATACGCCCCCTCACGGCCTTATTGCGTTCAGCGGCAATGCAGCAGAACAAGAAGGACGACAAGATTACCGTGTATGGAGTGTTGAGCCACCAATACCCCTTAAACAAAACTTGTATCGATGCGATAAGGAATTCGTCGTTGAGCCCCTTAAAGAAATGATTGATGATAAAATCATCTTCGGTCTAGTTGCCATGGATAAAAGAGAAGGAACCATCGCACTTCTAAAAGGAAAAACAATCATTCCTCTTAAAAACTTAAACAGCGCTGTTCCTGGAAAACATAAAACAGGAGGGCAATCTGCCCAACGATTCGAGCGACTTCGGGAAGGAGCGGCAATTGAATTTTACAAACGAATAGCACAACACATGCTTGAAGAATTTTTAGAAAATCAAACCGCAATACAAGGCATTATTGTTGGCGGACCAGGACATACTAAACACGATTTCGTTGAAGGAGGATATATAACAGATCAACTTAAACGAAAAATAATCGGCATTAAAGACTTATCCTATACAGGTGAGTTTGGACTTCAAGAACTTCTTGAAAAAAGCGAAGATATACTTGCAGATGAAGAAGTCATGCAAGAAAAAATAATCATGAGGACATTTTTTGAAAAACTAGCAACACAAACAGATAAAGTTGCATATGGATTTGATGATGTCCTACGCCTTACAAATATGGGAGCTGTTGAAACCATCGTCGTATCAGAAGCACTTGATGAAAAAAACATTGATGAAATAGAAGAAGCAGCAGAACTTGTCGGCACAACTGTTGAAGTTATTAGCACAGAAACACGAGAAGGAGTACAACTTAAAGACATGGGAAAAGTTGGTGCTATTTTGCGGTATGCGGCCGAGTAA
- a CDS encoding SprT-like domain-containing protein encodes MNDELAQRAFLNLFPNRQQPVLVMKYSGKFSDYNGNVRILKAYHSIEKLEFSLSKKFLESEDDVIIGIIQHLLNKVYKTKISTLEQEFYHNFIKHMNRYAERKQSNSYLEKLFWELNETYFNGLLDMPNLKFGQDSTSTLGHYNYSTDTVTISTVLQENEELLRFVLYHELLHKKHLFTTKNGRASYHTKAFREDEKKFNVPDVEKKLAKFVSRKRVRSWF; translated from the coding sequence ATGAATGATGAACTTGCACAAAGAGCGTTCTTAAATCTTTTTCCCAATAGGCAACAACCAGTACTTGTTATGAAATACTCGGGGAAATTCAGCGACTATAATGGTAACGTACGTATTCTTAAAGCATATCACAGTATAGAGAAACTTGAATTCTCGCTTTCTAAAAAATTCTTAGAGTCTGAAGACGATGTCATTATCGGTATCATACAACATCTTCTTAATAAAGTGTACAAAACAAAAATCTCCACGCTTGAGCAAGAATTCTATCATAACTTTATCAAGCACATGAACCGCTATGCAGAGCGAAAACAAAGCAATTCTTATTTAGAAAAACTTTTTTGGGAACTTAACGAGACCTATTTTAATGGATTGCTGGATATGCCAAATCTCAAATTCGGCCAAGACTCCACATCAACACTAGGACATTATAATTACTCAACAGACACCGTAACCATTAGCACCGTTCTACAAGAAAATGAAGAACTTTTAAGGTTCGTTTTATATCATGAATTACTTCATAAAAAACACTTATTCACCACAAAAAATGGGCGAGCAAGTTATCATACTAAAGCATTTCGAGAAGATGAAAAAAAGTTTAACGTTCCTGACGTTGAAAAAAAACTCGCGAAGTTTGTCAGTCGAAAACGAGTGAGAAGTTGGTTTTAG
- a CDS encoding HD domain-containing protein, whose amino-acid sequence MIIVRDPLYGIIEVENEFLPLLDNPYFQRLRHIKQDALLFYVFPSAKHDRFSHSLGAYHLMRQVVENNSKMISKEDAFTLKAAALLHDIGHGPYSHTWEQLIDGFDHEAMTVKIINEEFNLPNVAAVVEKKHPLSSLLSSVIDVDKLDYMARDSYFCGVGYGYTDVERIVRYLSIQDGKLCISPKIFSSVEHVIMSRINLYNSTYFHHSVIVKDVLMKNIFKRAKELFLANETIFVDELFAKFLRGQGSVDDFLLLDDSVIEFHMNKWRLEEDEILADLVARFFSRKGFASANNLFDTVSPEAIKAKVSEVYDSAYYFADFTIKKGVYENEAYVVKSNGTLAPLSQLSEHIAGIVNIPIKKRFIIAPKEFLN is encoded by the coding sequence ATGATTATTGTTCGAGATCCTTTATATGGCATTATTGAAGTTGAAAATGAATTCTTACCTCTTCTTGATAATCCTTATTTTCAGCGTTTACGACATATTAAACAAGATGCATTATTATTTTATGTTTTTCCTTCTGCAAAGCATGACCGATTCAGTCATAGTCTTGGCGCGTATCATTTAATGCGTCAAGTTGTTGAAAATAATTCTAAGATGATTAGCAAAGAAGATGCGTTCACGCTTAAAGCTGCTGCGTTACTTCATGATATTGGTCATGGTCCTTATTCTCATACATGGGAGCAGTTAATTGATGGTTTTGATCATGAAGCGATGACAGTGAAAATTATTAATGAAGAATTTAATCTTCCTAATGTTGCAGCTGTTGTTGAAAAAAAACATCCTCTCTCTTCATTGCTCTCCTCAGTTATTGATGTTGATAAACTTGATTACATGGCGCGAGATTCTTATTTCTGTGGCGTGGGGTATGGCTATACTGATGTAGAACGTATTGTTAGATATTTAAGTATTCAAGATGGCAAGCTTTGTATTTCTCCTAAAATATTTTCTTCTGTTGAGCATGTTATTATGAGTAGAATTAATTTGTATAATTCGACATATTTTCATCATTCTGTTATTGTTAAGGATGTTTTAATGAAGAACATTTTTAAGCGTGCTAAAGAACTTTTTTTAGCTAACGAAACCATTTTTGTTGATGAGTTGTTTGCAAAGTTTTTGAGAGGTCAAGGTTCTGTTGATGATTTTCTTTTACTTGATGATAGTGTTATTGAGTTTCATATGAATAAGTGGCGTTTAGAAGAAGATGAAATTCTTGCCGATCTGGTTGCGCGATTTTTTTCTCGAAAGGGTTTTGCTTCAGCAAATAATTTATTCGATACTGTTTCTCCAGAAGCGATTAAAGCAAAAGTTTCCGAAGTTTATGATTCGGCATATTACTTTGCTGATTTTACAATAAAAAAAGGAGTATATGAAAACGAAGCGTATGTTGTAAAATCAAATGGTACTCTTGCGCCGTTATCGCAGCTTTCAGAGCATATTGCGGGAATAGTTAACATTCCCATTAAAAAGCGTTTCATCATTGCGCCAAAAGAATTTCTGAATTAG